The following coding sequences are from one Aggregicoccus sp. 17bor-14 window:
- the rsmB gene encoding 16S rRNA (cytosine(967)-C(5))-methyltransferase RsmB — MSARVLAIKILARVRATDAYLNVVLDTVLSEQPPKDPRDAGLVTELVYGATRRQLALDYAILQFSDRRLDTMEDRVLAALRVGAYQLFYMRVPGRAAVAETVQALKEIGLSRASGFVNAILRKLSALPQQPLPPPGDRVQHLSVRESHPAWLVERWLRHYGPERGEAILAANNVAPPVVVRANASRITRDALLAQLREAGLDAQATALSPVGIVLPSVGRLEDVYGYAEGLWQVQDEAAQLVGIYGAIPESARVLDTCAAPGGKACHEAETHEVVATDLHAPKLRKIESEAKRLGLSSRLRTLAHDATQPFSEAQARELGEFHAVVVDAPCSGLGTLRRHPELRYRRKPEDIPRIAALQRRILENCQEQVPPGGLLLYAVCTTEAEEGQDQVEMFLRSHPEWTAEPPSLPTLKLPLAQGYLRTLPGPEGMDGFFAARLRKLY; from the coding sequence ATGAGCGCCCGCGTCCTCGCGATCAAGATCCTCGCCCGCGTCCGCGCCACGGACGCCTACCTCAACGTGGTGCTGGACACCGTGCTGTCCGAGCAGCCCCCGAAGGACCCGCGCGACGCGGGCCTCGTCACCGAGCTCGTGTACGGCGCCACGCGCCGCCAGCTCGCGCTGGACTACGCCATCCTGCAGTTCAGCGACCGGCGCCTGGACACCATGGAGGACCGGGTGCTCGCGGCGCTGCGCGTGGGCGCCTACCAGCTCTTCTACATGCGCGTGCCGGGGCGCGCCGCGGTCGCCGAGACGGTGCAGGCGCTCAAGGAGATCGGCCTCAGCCGCGCCTCGGGCTTCGTCAACGCCATCCTGCGCAAGCTCTCGGCGCTGCCCCAGCAGCCCCTGCCGCCTCCCGGGGACCGCGTGCAGCACCTCTCGGTGCGCGAGAGCCACCCGGCCTGGCTCGTGGAGCGTTGGCTGCGCCACTACGGGCCCGAGCGCGGGGAGGCCATCCTCGCGGCGAACAACGTGGCGCCCCCCGTGGTCGTGCGCGCCAACGCCAGCCGCATCACCCGCGACGCGCTGCTCGCGCAGCTGCGCGAGGCGGGCCTGGACGCGCAAGCGACGGCGCTCTCGCCCGTGGGCATCGTGCTGCCCAGCGTGGGCCGGCTCGAGGACGTGTACGGCTACGCGGAGGGCCTCTGGCAGGTGCAGGACGAGGCCGCCCAGCTGGTGGGCATCTACGGCGCCATCCCCGAGAGCGCGCGCGTGCTGGACACCTGCGCCGCGCCCGGCGGCAAGGCCTGCCACGAGGCGGAGACGCACGAGGTGGTGGCCACGGATCTCCACGCGCCCAAGCTGCGCAAGATCGAGAGCGAGGCGAAGCGCCTGGGGCTGAGCAGCCGCCTGCGCACGCTCGCCCACGACGCCACCCAGCCCTTCTCCGAGGCGCAGGCGCGGGAGCTCGGCGAGTTCCACGCCGTGGTGGTGGACGCGCCCTGCTCGGGCCTGGGCACGCTGCGCCGCCACCCGGAGCTGCGCTACCGGCGCAAGCCCGAGGACATCCCGCGCATCGCCGCGCTGCAGCGCCGCATCCTCGAGAACTGCCAGGAGCAGGTGCCCCCCGGCGGCCTCCTGCTCTACGCGGTGTGCACCACCGAGGCCGAGGAGGGGCAGGACCAGGTGGAGATGTTCCTGCGCAGCCACCCGGAGTGGACGGCCGAGCCGCCCTCGCTGCCCACGCTCAAGCTGCCGCTCGCGCAGGGCTACCTGCGCACGCTGCCCGGCCCCGAGGGGATGGACGGCTTCTTCGCGGCGCGCCTGCGAAAGCTCTACTAG
- a CDS encoding HAMP domain-containing protein → MTSDPSAGPRAAPHRRRTLLLDRSFQLRYSLLLATLGAAAVTLFGALAYQVHASAMAATVGGAAGEVSTGGQTLLWLTVVGALGTAVVLGLFGLLLTHRVAGPVHVMGLYMAALAAGRYPRLRPLRKRDELRSFFERFREAVDRIRAREADEARALGHVLGALAPIAVSPEAREALATLESLHARKRQAAEGAGDVAFTPGS, encoded by the coding sequence ATGACCTCCGACCCCAGCGCCGGGCCCCGCGCGGCCCCCCACCGCCGCCGCACCCTGCTCCTCGATCGCAGCTTCCAGCTGCGCTACAGCCTGCTGCTCGCCACGCTCGGCGCGGCGGCCGTGACGCTGTTCGGCGCACTCGCCTACCAGGTGCACGCGAGCGCCATGGCCGCCACTGTCGGCGGCGCGGCAGGCGAGGTGTCCACGGGCGGACAGACGCTGCTGTGGCTCACGGTGGTGGGGGCGCTGGGCACCGCCGTGGTGCTGGGGCTGTTCGGGCTGCTGCTCACCCACCGGGTGGCGGGGCCGGTGCACGTGATGGGGCTGTACATGGCGGCGCTCGCCGCGGGGCGCTACCCGCGCCTGCGCCCGCTGCGCAAGCGCGACGAGCTGCGCAGCTTCTTCGAGCGCTTCCGCGAGGCGGTGGACCGCATCCGCGCGCGCGAGGCGGACGAGGCGCGCGCGCTGGGGCACGTGCTGGGCGCGCTCGCCCCCATCGCGGTGAGCCCCGAGGCGCGCGAGGCGCTCGCCACCCTGGAGTCTCTGCACGCGCGCAAGCGCCAGGCCGCGGAGGGTGCGGGAGACGTGGCCTTCACGCCCGGCTCGTGA
- a CDS encoding acid-shock protein, translated as MKRIVTVIALAASFAAFAAETPAPAAAPAAQMKASETKTEKASETKATEMKAEAAPAKKATKKTAKHAAATSKTETKTETKAETTPAPTK; from the coding sequence ATGAAGCGCATCGTCACCGTGATCGCCCTCGCTGCCTCCTTCGCCGCCTTTGCCGCCGAGACCCCGGCGCCTGCCGCTGCCCCTGCCGCTCAGATGAAGGCCTCCGAGACCAAGACCGAGAAGGCCTCCGAGACCAAGGCGACCGAGATGAAGGCCGAGGCCGCTCCGGCGAAGAAGGCCACCAAGAAGACCGCGAAGCACGCCGCCGCCACCTCGAAGACCGAGACGAAGACGGAGACCAAGGCCGAGACGACCCCGGCCCCCACGAAGTAG
- a CDS encoding type II 3-dehydroquinate dehydratase has protein sequence MPSRSLRLLLVLHGPNLPQLAEAAGTRLADIDAALHARAAALGLQLHVVSSNHEGALLDALHAQGARAVGVLVSPGALALGGHALAEGLALARLPAVEVHPGPVRRGRRSLLRGVCLAHVAGKGAAGYLLALERLARAVPAAAPDAASPKAAGDAAGDAAETASEAASDDAAAARAPSQGAPAGKTLGRKPVNRLKERAQRGEVAKTLGRKPAAKRSAAPPARTNTLAARTLGRAAHLAGEDEAAQLVSRASVRQKVAERLAGRLSPAALATWARGHLLDVQRGAAVESGQRELLEDVLQRLTLSTLPPSRLTDEQLIELMTELDT, from the coding sequence ATGCCCTCCCGCTCCCTCCGACTGCTGCTGGTGCTCCACGGACCGAACCTGCCGCAGCTCGCCGAGGCGGCCGGCACGCGCCTCGCGGACATCGACGCGGCGCTGCACGCGCGCGCCGCTGCGCTGGGCCTGCAGCTGCACGTGGTGAGCAGCAACCACGAGGGCGCGCTGCTGGACGCGCTGCACGCGCAAGGGGCCCGCGCGGTGGGCGTGCTGGTGAGCCCCGGCGCGCTCGCGCTCGGTGGCCACGCGCTCGCCGAGGGGCTCGCGCTCGCGCGCCTGCCGGCGGTGGAGGTGCACCCGGGCCCGGTGCGCCGCGGCCGCCGCTCGCTCTTGCGCGGCGTCTGCCTCGCGCACGTGGCCGGCAAGGGCGCGGCGGGCTACCTCCTCGCGCTCGAGCGACTCGCGCGCGCCGTGCCTGCGGCCGCGCCCGACGCGGCGTCCCCGAAGGCAGCCGGCGACGCGGCCGGCGATGCGGCGGAGACTGCGTCCGAGGCCGCCTCGGACGACGCAGCGGCGGCGCGCGCGCCTTCCCAGGGTGCGCCCGCGGGCAAGACCCTGGGGCGCAAGCCGGTGAACCGGCTCAAGGAGCGCGCGCAGCGCGGCGAGGTGGCCAAGACGCTGGGGCGCAAGCCCGCGGCGAAGCGCAGCGCCGCGCCGCCCGCGCGCACCAACACGCTCGCCGCGCGCACGCTCGGGCGCGCGGCGCACCTGGCGGGCGAGGACGAGGCCGCGCAGCTCGTCAGCCGCGCGAGCGTGCGCCAGAAGGTGGCCGAGCGGCTCGCGGGGCGTCTCAGCCCCGCGGCGCTCGCCACCTGGGCGCGCGGCCACCTGCTGGACGTGCAGCGCGGCGCCGCGGTGGAGAGCGGCCAGCGCGAGCTGCTCGAAGACGTGCTGCAGCGCCTCACCCTCTCCACCCTCCCGCCGAGCCGCCTCACCGACGAGCAGCTCATCGAGCTGATGACGGAGCTGGACACATGA
- a CDS encoding PAS domain S-box protein, with translation MTHLPPSPTSLPPDAEQGRLLLEHAPMLVWRADAVGRCNYFNSTWLAFTGLTLEEATVGWVECLHPDDRPRVLETGFAYAVRREPFELEFRLRRHDGAHRWMLDRGVPYFDEAGEFAGYIGSLIDVHEAHERARRALEESEQRFRSFMEHSPIAASIKDEQGRYLFLNPGAVSQHGKPMQELLGRTLEEVHPGAQTAEIHRGDLRAVREQRVLEALRCVQTAAGPREWLTVVFPIERPGGTPLLGKVALETTARRLAEDALRRSEASFRTLIEASTDCILVLRDAQVVYANPRGLRTLGVASLAQLQPRALAQLLHGGDAPALVGHVRALAEGVAPPPPAEYRFHCGAGGERTAEVQLLAIEFDGAPCVMLVARDITERAELQRRLMAADRLVSMGTLAAGMAHEINNPLSYVLGNLGYLEAQLARAQEQALLEVVREAREGAERVRQIVRDLKTLSRGDDERRGPVDVLAVLQSSINMAWNEIRHRARLVRDFSPVPRVQANESRLGQVFLNLLVNAAQAIPEGRADRHHIEVRVYPAADGRVAVEVRDSGEGIAREHLPRIFDPFFTSKPIGEGTGLGLAICHGIVSQLGGSIEVESERGQGTCMRVFLPQAPEESAPAPGPGVRAGRRGRLLFIDDEPRIGKTYQLLLRDEHDVLALTRAQEALERLRAGEHFDLVFCDLMMPEMTGMDLHAELSRWAPEKARAMVFLTGGAFTPKARAFLSQVDNCQLEKPVSPDALRRFIRDALG, from the coding sequence GTGACCCACCTTCCCCCCAGCCCCACCAGCCTGCCCCCCGACGCCGAGCAGGGCCGCCTGCTGCTCGAGCATGCGCCCATGCTGGTGTGGCGCGCGGACGCCGTGGGCCGCTGCAACTACTTCAACTCCACCTGGCTCGCCTTCACGGGGCTCACCCTGGAGGAGGCCACGGTGGGCTGGGTGGAGTGCCTGCACCCGGACGACCGCCCCCGGGTGCTGGAGACCGGCTTCGCGTACGCCGTGCGCCGGGAGCCCTTCGAGCTGGAGTTCCGGCTGCGCCGCCACGACGGCGCCCACCGCTGGATGCTCGACCGCGGGGTGCCCTACTTCGACGAGGCGGGGGAGTTCGCGGGCTACATCGGCAGCCTCATCGACGTGCACGAGGCCCACGAGCGCGCGCGCCGGGCGCTCGAGGAGAGCGAGCAGCGCTTCCGCTCCTTCATGGAGCACAGCCCCATCGCCGCCTCCATCAAGGACGAGCAGGGCCGCTACCTCTTCCTCAACCCCGGGGCCGTGAGCCAGCACGGCAAGCCGATGCAGGAGCTGCTCGGGCGCACGCTCGAGGAGGTGCACCCGGGAGCCCAGACGGCCGAGATTCACCGCGGGGACCTGCGCGCCGTGCGGGAGCAGCGCGTGCTGGAGGCCCTGCGCTGCGTGCAGACGGCTGCCGGTCCGCGCGAGTGGCTCACCGTGGTCTTCCCCATCGAGCGTCCGGGGGGCACGCCCCTCCTGGGCAAGGTGGCGCTGGAGACCACCGCGCGGCGGCTCGCGGAGGATGCGCTGCGCCGCTCGGAGGCGAGCTTCCGCACCCTCATCGAGGCCTCCACCGACTGCATCCTCGTGCTGCGCGACGCGCAGGTGGTGTACGCGAACCCGCGCGGCCTGCGCACGCTCGGGGTCGCCTCGCTCGCGCAGCTGCAGCCCCGCGCGCTCGCGCAGCTGCTGCACGGCGGGGACGCCCCGGCGCTCGTGGGGCACGTGCGGGCGCTCGCCGAGGGGGTGGCCCCGCCGCCTCCGGCCGAGTACCGCTTCCACTGCGGCGCGGGCGGCGAGCGCACCGCGGAGGTGCAGCTGCTCGCGATCGAGTTCGACGGCGCTCCCTGCGTGATGCTGGTGGCGCGCGACATCACCGAGCGCGCCGAGCTGCAGCGGCGCCTGATGGCGGCCGACCGGCTCGTGTCCATGGGCACGCTCGCGGCCGGGATGGCGCACGAGATCAACAACCCCCTCTCCTACGTGCTCGGAAACCTCGGCTACCTCGAGGCCCAGCTGGCCCGCGCGCAGGAGCAGGCGCTGCTCGAGGTGGTGCGCGAGGCGCGCGAGGGCGCCGAGCGGGTGCGGCAGATCGTGCGCGACCTGAAGACGCTCTCGCGCGGGGACGACGAGCGGCGCGGGCCGGTGGACGTGCTCGCGGTGCTGCAGTCCTCCATCAACATGGCGTGGAACGAGATCCGCCACCGCGCCCGGCTCGTGCGCGACTTCTCGCCGGTGCCCCGGGTGCAGGCCAACGAGTCGCGGCTCGGCCAGGTGTTCCTCAACCTGCTGGTCAACGCCGCCCAGGCCATCCCCGAGGGGCGCGCGGACCGCCACCACATCGAGGTGCGCGTCTACCCCGCGGCGGATGGGCGCGTGGCGGTGGAGGTGCGCGACAGCGGCGAGGGCATCGCGCGGGAGCACCTGCCGCGCATCTTCGACCCCTTCTTCACCTCCAAGCCCATCGGCGAGGGGACGGGGCTGGGGCTCGCCATCTGCCACGGCATCGTCTCGCAGCTGGGCGGCAGCATCGAGGTGGAGAGCGAGCGCGGCCAGGGCACCTGCATGCGCGTGTTCCTGCCGCAGGCGCCCGAGGAGAGCGCGCCCGCCCCCGGGCCCGGCGTGAGGGCCGGACGGCGCGGGCGGCTGCTCTTCATCGACGACGAGCCGCGCATCGGCAAGACCTACCAGCTGCTGCTGCGCGACGAGCACGACGTGCTCGCGCTCACGCGCGCCCAGGAGGCGCTGGAGCGGCTGCGCGCCGGCGAGCACTTCGACCTCGTGTTCTGCGACCTGATGATGCCGGAGATGACCGGCATGGACCTGCACGCCGAGCTCAGCCGCTGGGCCCCGGAGAAGGCGCGCGCCATGGTGTTCCTCACCGGGGGCGCCTTCACTCCGAAGGCCCGCGCCTTCCTCTCGCAGGTGGACAACTGCCAGCTGGAGAAGCCCGTGTCCCCGGACGCCCTGCGCCGCTTCATCCGCGACGCGCTGGGCTGA
- the fmt gene encoding methionyl-tRNA formyltransferase has product MDRPRIVFMGTPEFAVGSLAALLALQEQGALELVAVVTQPDKPKGRGQALSAPPVKALALAHGLPVLQPQKLRTPPFSETLRELRPDACVVTAYGKILPEDLLAVPRLGCVNVHASLLPRFRGAAPIQWAIAHGDAETGVCLMQMDAGLDTGPVLACRRLPILPEETSASLHEKLAALGGQVLREELPRFLRGELRAVPQPSEGAVYAPMIQKEDGLLDFTRPAQELERRVRAFTPWPGAYTWLEGARLKVHRVQVAEGRGEPGTLLGAGPAGLEVACAQGSLRLLEVQPEGKRAMGAADFLSGRKLAPGSRPFTAPPAP; this is encoded by the coding sequence ATGGACCGTCCCCGCATCGTCTTCATGGGCACCCCGGAGTTCGCCGTCGGCTCGCTCGCCGCGCTGCTCGCGCTGCAGGAGCAGGGCGCGCTCGAGCTCGTCGCCGTGGTCACCCAGCCCGACAAGCCCAAGGGCCGCGGCCAGGCGCTGAGCGCGCCGCCGGTGAAGGCGCTCGCGCTCGCGCACGGGCTGCCCGTCCTGCAGCCGCAGAAGCTGCGCACGCCCCCCTTCAGCGAGACGCTGCGCGAGCTGCGGCCGGACGCCTGCGTGGTGACGGCCTACGGGAAGATCCTCCCCGAGGACCTGCTCGCCGTGCCGCGGCTCGGCTGCGTCAACGTGCACGCGAGCCTCCTGCCGCGCTTTCGCGGCGCGGCGCCCATCCAGTGGGCGATTGCGCACGGGGACGCGGAGACCGGCGTGTGCCTCATGCAGATGGACGCGGGCCTGGACACCGGCCCGGTGCTCGCCTGCCGCCGCCTGCCCATCCTCCCGGAGGAGACCAGCGCGAGCCTGCACGAGAAGCTCGCGGCGCTCGGCGGCCAGGTGCTGCGCGAGGAGCTGCCGCGCTTCCTGCGCGGGGAGCTGCGGGCCGTGCCGCAGCCCTCCGAGGGCGCGGTGTATGCGCCGATGATCCAGAAGGAGGACGGGCTGCTGGACTTCACCCGCCCCGCGCAGGAGCTGGAGCGGCGCGTGCGCGCCTTCACGCCCTGGCCCGGCGCCTACACCTGGCTCGAGGGCGCGCGGCTCAAGGTGCACCGCGTGCAGGTGGCGGAGGGCCGCGGCGAGCCCGGCACGCTGCTCGGCGCGGGCCCCGCGGGGCTCGAGGTCGCGTGCGCGCAGGGCTCCCTGCGGCTGCTCGAGGTACAGCCCGAGGGCAAGCGCGCGATGGGCGCCGCGGACTTCCTCTCCGGCCGCAAGCTCGCTCCCGGCTCGCGCCCCTTCACCGCCCCGCCGGCGCCCTGA
- a CDS encoding ATP-binding protein — protein MALGSSIRRYRAGFLFTVALLSAAALFTLWAQVRASRRVDRLVQDALARTALIGRIRVDALLLESATEAHVRASNDVEREAADAAMAGVLARIRDASAQSTRGLPEGEGLRVWKRFNASCDALAAKVRETVGLSHAREAEQARLHLVEQLHPVAVELDSLAAQLEAQNARDTRDLLRQVETLRLRSTQGSAALTLLAVLLSLAVGWQVTRRLRTQEATIQEQLQELGRHNRELDAFASRVAHDLMAPLAPLRGYLTLIRRSAGLKDPGALEMLGHAEAGAARMSELIEALLRFCRAGTRAGSERPRGELDVAVETLLLEVSQTAAAQGVALSREVERGVAVRCPPQLLQVVAQNLLSNAVKYTAGREGARVEVRVAREEDTAVLEVKDNGIGMGERVQAALFQPFFRAPEVRALPGHGLGLATVKRVVEAHGGGIQVHSAEGQGTRVRVQLPLAAPPPATAMETAG, from the coding sequence ATGGCGCTCGGCAGCTCCATCCGCCGCTACCGCGCGGGCTTCCTCTTCACCGTGGCGCTCCTGTCCGCCGCGGCCCTCTTCACGCTCTGGGCCCAGGTGCGCGCGAGCCGGCGCGTGGACCGGCTGGTGCAGGACGCGCTCGCGCGCACCGCGCTCATCGGCCGCATCCGGGTGGACGCGCTGCTGCTGGAGAGCGCGACGGAGGCGCACGTGCGCGCCTCCAACGACGTGGAGCGCGAGGCGGCGGACGCCGCGATGGCCGGCGTGCTCGCGCGCATCCGGGATGCGAGCGCCCAGAGCACCCGCGGCCTGCCCGAGGGCGAGGGCCTGCGGGTGTGGAAGCGCTTCAACGCGAGCTGCGACGCGCTCGCGGCGAAGGTGCGCGAGACGGTGGGCCTGAGCCACGCCCGCGAGGCGGAGCAGGCGCGCCTGCACCTGGTGGAGCAGCTGCACCCGGTGGCGGTGGAGCTGGACAGCCTCGCCGCGCAGCTCGAGGCCCAGAACGCGCGCGACACGCGCGACCTGCTGCGACAGGTGGAGACCCTGCGCCTGCGCAGCACGCAGGGCAGCGCCGCGCTCACCCTGCTCGCGGTGCTGCTCAGCCTCGCGGTGGGCTGGCAGGTGACGCGGCGGCTGCGGACGCAGGAGGCCACCATCCAGGAGCAGCTGCAGGAGCTGGGGCGCCACAACCGCGAGCTGGACGCCTTCGCGAGCCGGGTCGCGCACGATTTGATGGCCCCGCTCGCGCCCCTGCGCGGCTACCTCACCCTCATCCGCCGCAGCGCGGGGCTGAAGGACCCGGGCGCGCTCGAGATGCTGGGCCACGCGGAGGCGGGTGCTGCGCGCATGAGCGAGCTCATCGAGGCGCTGCTGCGCTTCTGCCGCGCCGGCACCCGCGCGGGCAGCGAGCGGCCGCGCGGCGAGCTGGACGTGGCGGTGGAGACCCTGCTGCTCGAGGTGAGCCAGACGGCGGCCGCCCAGGGCGTGGCGCTCTCGCGCGAGGTGGAGCGGGGGGTGGCCGTGCGCTGCCCGCCGCAGCTCTTGCAGGTGGTGGCCCAGAACCTGCTCTCCAACGCCGTGAAGTACACCGCGGGGCGCGAGGGCGCCCGGGTGGAGGTGCGCGTGGCGCGCGAGGAGGACACGGCCGTGCTCGAGGTGAAGGACAACGGCATCGGGATGGGGGAGCGCGTGCAGGCGGCGCTGTTCCAGCCCTTCTTCCGCGCCCCCGAGGTGCGCGCACTTCCGGGCCACGGCCTGGGGCTCGCCACGGTGAAGCGCGTGGTGGAGGCCCACGGGGGCGGCATCCAGGTGCACTCGGCGGAGGGGCAGGGCACCCGGGTGCGCGTGCAGCTGCCGCTCGCCGCGCCGCCTCCTGCCACAGCCATGGAGACCGCAGGATGA
- a CDS encoding sigma-54 dependent transcriptional regulator, which yields MSAASRSAERILVVDDDPHARDLLRRLLGGLGEVHEADGAASARERLDAGGWDLVLTDMAMPEPGDGLRVLAHARSAQPDAPVIVLTAFGNIEGALDSIQQGAFDYLPKPFDLDALVRIARRALEQKRLQEENRALKARAAEKRALVGRSPALLEVYKQVARAAGSPVPVLITGETGTGKEQVARALHARSPRASQPFIPVDCGAIAESLMESELFGHAKGAFTGASGPRRGLFEEADGGTLFLDEIGDVGAKVQAQLLRALQEGEIRRVGESTPVRVNVRVVAATNKDLRARVAEGAFREDLLYRLDVVHLHLPPLRERSEDVPALVEHFAALHARGGVRPAVTPAALARLTAYAWPGNVRQLENVVARALALNVTGVLGPEDFPAPIGDATPKLTGLAGDLPTLAELSRRYAAHLLQHTGGNKSEAARLLGVDRKTLYKLLEASERESE from the coding sequence ATGAGCGCCGCGAGCCGCAGCGCCGAGCGCATCCTTGTCGTGGACGACGACCCGCACGCGCGCGACCTGCTGCGCCGGCTGCTCGGGGGCCTCGGCGAGGTGCACGAGGCGGACGGGGCCGCGAGCGCGCGAGAGCGGCTGGACGCGGGCGGCTGGGACCTGGTCCTCACCGACATGGCCATGCCCGAGCCGGGCGACGGCCTGCGGGTGCTCGCGCACGCGCGCAGTGCGCAGCCGGACGCGCCCGTCATCGTGCTCACGGCGTTCGGCAACATCGAGGGAGCGCTGGACAGCATCCAGCAGGGCGCCTTCGACTACCTGCCCAAGCCCTTCGACCTGGACGCGCTGGTGCGCATCGCGCGCCGCGCGCTCGAGCAGAAGCGCCTGCAGGAGGAGAACCGCGCCCTCAAGGCGCGCGCCGCGGAGAAGCGCGCGCTGGTGGGCCGCTCCCCCGCGCTGCTCGAGGTGTACAAGCAGGTGGCGCGCGCCGCCGGCAGCCCCGTGCCCGTGCTCATCACCGGCGAGACGGGTACCGGCAAGGAGCAGGTCGCGCGCGCCCTGCACGCGCGCAGCCCCCGCGCCTCGCAGCCCTTCATCCCCGTGGACTGCGGCGCCATCGCCGAGAGCCTCATGGAGAGCGAGCTGTTCGGCCACGCGAAGGGCGCCTTCACCGGCGCCTCGGGGCCGCGCCGCGGGCTCTTCGAGGAGGCGGACGGCGGCACCCTCTTCCTCGACGAGATCGGCGACGTGGGCGCCAAGGTGCAGGCGCAGTTGCTGCGCGCGCTGCAGGAGGGGGAGATCCGCCGCGTGGGCGAGAGCACCCCGGTGCGCGTGAACGTGCGCGTGGTGGCCGCCACCAACAAGGACCTGCGCGCGCGCGTGGCCGAGGGTGCCTTCCGCGAGGACCTGCTCTACCGCCTGGACGTGGTGCACCTGCACCTGCCGCCCCTGCGCGAGCGCAGCGAGGACGTGCCCGCGCTGGTGGAGCACTTCGCCGCGCTCCACGCCCGCGGCGGCGTGCGCCCCGCCGTCACCCCGGCGGCGCTCGCGCGGCTCACCGCGTACGCGTGGCCGGGCAACGTGCGCCAGCTGGAGAACGTGGTGGCGCGCGCGCTCGCCCTCAACGTGACGGGCGTGCTGGGGCCCGAGGACTTCCCCGCGCCCATCGGGGATGCGACCCCCAAGCTCACCGGGCTCGCGGGCGACCTGCCCACGCTCGCCGAGCTCTCGCGCCGCTACGCCGCGCACCTGCTGCAGCACACCGGCGGCAACAAGAGCGAGGCGGCGCGCCTGCTCGGGGTGGACCGCAAGACGCTCTACAAGCTGCTCGAGGCGAGCGAGCGGGAGAGCGAGTAG